One Ranitomeya variabilis isolate aRanVar5 chromosome 5, aRanVar5.hap1, whole genome shotgun sequence DNA window includes the following coding sequences:
- the LOC143774722 gene encoding olfactory receptor 10A7-like, with the protein MSTSLSHGMTESLLKLLACWATQKARLEVWPQRRYCRGAQKQQCRELLQKTRDLFSKLLGCTKVIDHNVLMKPHVHVNVKPHQILEARREVISKEVERMLKLRVIEEYKSGWLSLIVLVQKPNGEWRFCNDYRKLNEASKLDAYQTSRVDELIERLGPARKVGVSLNLKKCALGKEEAKCLGYVVEQGKTSLPNNVTSVSLLGFSNLQNFKISLFSLLVLIYCATISGNFLIIALFLLSKTLQSPMYFFIAQLSLCDILLTTDIVPTLLLTVLYGGSSVVLIGCIMQFSFLVMSESSECLLLSVMSYDHYLAICNPLRYNSIMSHMFCVLSVTIIWLVGLTVMLIYMITMYNLYYCGPPVIDHFYCDLEPILQLSCSDTSIIRKQTLIIGVLNVFFPFIVIIMSYVYIAITILKIPSNTGRHKAFSTCSSHLTVVSMLYGTLFIVYMFPTRGQTLIMSKILSLIYTVLTPLLNPIIYTLRNKDFKKTFYKLKLILCRRS; encoded by the exons atgtcaacctcattaaGCCATGGCATGACAGAGAGCCTGCTGAAACTCCTTGCTTGCTGGGCAACCCAGAAGGCAAGGTTGGAAGTGTGGCCTCAGCGGAGATACTGTCGAggggcccagaaacagcagtgccgggagttgctCCAGAAGACCAGGGACCTATTCTCAAAATTGCTGGGGTGCACGAAGGTCATAGATCACAATGTATTGATGAAGCCACATGTGCACGTAAACGTGAAGCCTCATCAGATTCTGGAGGCCCGTCGAgaagtgatctccaaggaggtTGAGCGCATGTTAAAACTCAGGGTCATTGAGGAGTACAAGAGCGGTTGGTTGAGCCTGATTGTTCTGGTCCAAAAGCCCAATGGTGAATGGAGGTTCTGCAATGATTATCGGAAATTGAATGAGGCCTCCAAGCTTGATGCATATCAAACATCACGCGTTGATGAGCTAATCGAGAGACTTGGGCCtgcaag GAAGGTGGGGGTTTCattaaacctgaagaagtgtgccttggggaaAGAAGAAGCCAAGTGCTTGGGATATGTAGTGGAGCAAGGCAAG acTTCATTACCAAATAATGTGACCTCAGTTAGTCTTCTGGGATTTTCAAATCTCCAAAATTTCAAAATCTCGCTTTTCTCATTACTGGTCCTTATTTACTGTGCAACTATTTCAGGGAATTTTCTGATCATTGCTCTATTTCTGCTGAGTAAAACCCTCCAGTCCCCCATGTACTTCTTCATTGCTCAGCTCTCCTTGTGTGACATCCTGCTTACCACAGACATTGTGCCCACCCTTCTTCTCACTGTACTGTATGGGGGAAGCTCGGTGGTCCTTATTGGCTGCATCATGCAGTTTTCTTTTCTTGTTATGTCGGAgtcctcagaatgtcttcttctgtcGGTGATGTCCTATGACCATTATTTGGCCATCTGTAACCCTCTCCGGTATAACTCCATCATGAGTCACATGTTTTGTGTGCTATCGGTAACTATCATTTGGTTGGTTGGTCTTACAGTGATGTTGATATATATGATTACTATGTATAATCTGTATTACTGTGGACCACCCGTTATTGACCATTTCTACTGTGACCTAGAGCCTATTCTGCAGCTCTCCTGCTCTGATACATCCATAATCCGTAAACAAACTCTTATTATTGGTGTCTTAAATGTATTTTTCCCTTTTATAGTAATTATTATGTCTTATGTGTATATTGCCATCACCATTCTGAAGATCCCATCCAACACCGGTAGACataaagccttctccacctgcagCTCCCACCTCACTGTGGTTTCCATGCTTTATGGGACATTATTCATTGTTTATATGTTTccaacaagaggacaaaccctgataaTGAGTAAAATCTTATCTCTGATTTATACTGTGCTGACCCCACTGCTCAATCCCATTATTTATACTCTGAGGAACAAGGACTTTAAGAAAACTTTTTATAAACTTAAACTTATCTTGTGTAGAAGATCATAG
- the LOC143774723 gene encoding olfactory receptor 10C1-like, with protein sequence MDAQIDNSALAHTALTNNVTSVSLLGFSDLQNFKILLFSLLVLIYCATISGNFLIIVLFLLSKTLQSPMYFFIAQLSLCDILLTTHIVPTLLLTVLYGGSSVVLIGCIMQFSFLVMSESSECLLLSVMSYDRYLAICNPLRYNSIMSHMFCVLSVTIIWLVGLTVMLIYMITMYNLYYCGPPVIDHFYCDLEPILQLSCSDTSIIRKQTLIIGVLNVFFPFIVIIMSYVYIAITILKIPSNTGRHKAFSTCSSHLTVVSMLYGTLFIVYMFPIREQTLIMSKILSLIYTVLTPLLNPIIYTLRNQDFKKTFYKLKLMLCRRS encoded by the exons ATGGATGCACAGATAGACAACTCAGCATTAGCTCAT acagCATTAACAAATAATGTGACCTCAGTTAGTCTTCTGGGATTTTCAGATCTCCAAAATTTCAAAATCCTTCTTTTCTCATTACTGGTCCTTATTTACTGTGCAACAATTTCAGGGAATTTTCTGATCATTGTTTTATTTCTGCTGAGTAAAACCCTCCAGTCCCCCATGTACTTCTTCATTGCTCAGCTCTCCTTGTGTGACATCCTGCTGACCACACACATTGTGCCCACCCTTCTTCTCACTGTACTGTATGGGGGAAGCTCGGTGGTCCTTATTGGCTGCATCATGCAGTTTTCTTTTCTTGTTATGTCGGAgtcctcagaatgtcttcttctgtcGGTGATGTCCTATGACCGTTATTTGGCCATCTGTAACCCTCTCCGGTATAACTCCATCATGAGTCACATGTTTTGTGTGCTATCGGTAACTATCATTTGGTTGGTTGGTCTTACAGTGATGTTGATATATATGATTACTATGTATAATCTGTATTACTGTGGACCACCCGTTATTGACCATTTCTACTGTGACCTAGAGCCTATTCTGCAGCTCTCCTGCTCTGATACATCCATAATCCGTAAACAAACTCTTATTATTGGTGTCTTAAATGTATTTTTCCCTTTTATAGTAATTATTATGTCTTATGTGTATATTGCCATCACCATTCTGAAGATCCCATCCAACACCGGTAGACataaagccttctccacctgcagCTCCCACCTCACTGTGGTTTCCATGCTTTATGGGACATTATTCATTGTTTATATGTTTCCTATAAGAGAACAAACCCTGATAATGAGTAAAATCTTATCTCTGATTTATACTGTGCTGACCCCACTGCTCAATCCCATTATTTATACTCTGAGGAACCAGGACTTTAAGAAAACTTTTTATAAACTTAAACTTATGTTGTGTAGAAGATCATAG